Below is a genomic region from Raphanus sativus cultivar WK10039 chromosome 4, ASM80110v3, whole genome shotgun sequence.
GTGATATCAATCCATCgtgaagaaataataaaaacactatatttttaaaaaatattatttttaaaaaattagagaatttgatgattaatttaaaataaactattgaATTAAGTTTTCCAATTAATTGtatgttattattaattatattcatCTGACAAGAATGTAGATAACATTGTGATATATGTAAACGTATTTTATGTGTTTTTCGTAAAACAGTACTGTAAATTCACATATATTCTAGAAGTAGTTATGAAAATACTGTAATAAACTGTTAGatgttcatcttcttttttttgttcaaactgttAGATGTTCATCTATGCAATTATGTGGGTTAATAAGAGGATAATATTAGAATAACCAAGCTCCgatctatatatttaaatgttttatagCATTTGTGTTGGAAGTCATCCACAAGGACCACAACCGAGGAAAAtagcaaaaaaatatatgataaaaaatcatgattaaaatattacacaatcattgtaatttataaaatgatatttatgtCAGAATTAATTGCGAAATCAAAATAAAGGCATAAAATCTATGTAATGTATGTATGTTTATGTGTGTGGGACGTATCTAATGAAATCTGGACACAATCTGATCCAGCGATGCAGTAGTTACTGatcttaaaacaaaacataaaaaaagatttttttttccttctaaaaagataaaataaacatCTTATAAAGAGATCACCATTGGAGATCTCTCCGATTCCTCAGCCCAAAGCTTACCAACTAGCCCCACAAGTATTGTTGcgttttctctctctaaaagaCTTCTCTCTCTATTTCTTGAGGTTACTAGCTATTTGTTACCAAGAAATGGGTAGTAGTTTCTTTGGGAGACCAAAAATGGGTggatcttcatcttcatcaccaacatcttcttctccAGCAAAGAGAGGGAAGAACAAGAATGGTTCTGACAAGCCAAAACAGCCGCAGAGAGGTCTCGGCGTGGCACAGTTAGAGAAGATAAGATTACACAGCGAACTTAACTGCAACAGCTTCAATGCTTACCCTTCTTATCATCCCTCAACTTTCAGTCAGGTACAAAATTCAcataaatatagtatatatatagatccATGTAGATGTAGTCTAACCTTTTAGAATTTTATCAGAATTAACTCTGGTTTTGATCATGATCGCTAACTGTTTGAAGCATTTGCTTTTCTGTGTGTGTGagtgttttgaatatttttaagcTAAGGTTTAAAATGGAAGCATATTTGCATTTACAGCATAACATCATGATCATTCATCCAAACAAAacagattatatgttttcatagGTTTGAATCGAAGTTTTGAATTATGAAGTTTTAGATACAGATTcatcatttgttttgttttattttgttgaatAATGTAGGAGGATGTGAGAATTCAAGGAGAATATCCATCTATACCATATTCATCATCGTCGGCTCATTATGGCATTCATCCAAACATGATGGTAAATATATATGCCCCAGTTATTGTTGTGGAtctgtgtatatatattgtatctagtaatatcatttatttgctttcac
It encodes:
- the LOC108830983 gene encoding protein SPEAR3-like → MGSSFFGRPKMGGSSSSSPTSSSPAKRGKNKNGSDKPKQPQRGLGVAQLEKIRLHSELNCNSFNAYPSYHPSTFSQEDVRIQGEYPSIPYSSSSAHYGIHPNMMMNASNDQYERTTIRYIDAQPHIAPSWNPNYGILESQHFVEPNITRPFLHEDQRHNSLGSGNENFQTSDATEPDLELRLSL